The proteins below are encoded in one region of Deltaproteobacteria bacterium:
- a CDS encoding MoaD/ThiS family protein yields the protein MAVLRILGGLRRFGAEQAVTGDTVAVVLHHAPVPAAILFPDGQLNRDIEVLVNGRNIAFLNGLDTHVTGDDRVTIFLHGARGYPGG from the coding sequence ATGGCTGTGCTGAGAATCCTCGGGGGATTGCGCCGCTTCGGCGCGGAGCAAGCGGTGACCGGCGACACTGTCGCGGTAGTATTGCACCATGCGCCGGTGCCGGCGGCGATCTTGTTTCCCGACGGCCAACTCAATCGTGACATCGAAGTGCTGGTGAACGGCCGCAACATCGCCTTCCTCAACGGCCTCGATACGCACGTGACCGGCGATGACCGCGTGACGATCTTTCTACACGGCGCACGGGGATATCCCGGAGGATGA
- a CDS encoding aldehyde ferredoxin oxidoreductase family protein: protein MIGDQAGTSGGIHGGWTGTVLRVNLSRATIKKESLRQDWAREYVGGRGLGARYLWEESDPNVDPLSPKNKLLFVTGPLTGTNASCGARYMVVTKGALTGAITTSNSGGHWGPELKCAGYDMIIVEGRAPRPTYLWIHNDEVELRDATHLWGKGVWDTEEMIRSESGVPDTIVASIGPAGENLVRFASIMNDLHRAAGRSGVGAVMGSKMLKAIAVRGTGGVKLADARGFMAASWAMKAKLKESAVTAEGLPTYGTEVLVNVINEHGAMPTRNHTETIFEKAEDISGETLTETRLVANKACFACTIACGRVTKLPGEASSKFMVNTNPRNWKIAGEGPEYENAWAMGADCGIGDLDALIKTGWLCNDYGMDPITYGATLAAAMEMYEKEIITNSITGMPLRFGSADALVAMAEKVAFRDGFGDLLAEGSKRLTARFGHPEFFMGVRGQEFPAYDSRAIQGMGLGYATSNRGACHLKSYTVSPEILGIPTKMDPHVTEGKAEITKIFQDITSAVDATGLCLFLTFGVGLEEMLPQLVAATGVSYTMDSLTQAGERIWNLERLWNERAGLGKGSDTLPKRMLEQPIPSGPAKGMVNRLGEMLPEYYRLRGWTADGKVTAAKRKELGLV, encoded by the coding sequence ATGATCGGCGACCAGGCTGGAACGTCGGGCGGGATTCATGGCGGCTGGACGGGCACGGTCCTGCGGGTGAACCTTTCGCGTGCCACGATCAAGAAGGAGTCGCTGCGCCAAGACTGGGCGCGCGAATACGTCGGCGGCCGCGGACTGGGCGCGCGCTATCTGTGGGAGGAGAGCGATCCAAACGTTGATCCGCTGAGTCCGAAGAACAAACTGCTGTTCGTCACCGGTCCGCTCACCGGTACCAACGCCTCATGCGGCGCGCGCTACATGGTGGTGACCAAGGGTGCGCTCACGGGCGCCATCACCACCTCCAATTCTGGCGGTCACTGGGGGCCCGAGCTCAAGTGCGCCGGCTACGACATGATCATCGTCGAAGGTCGCGCCCCGCGTCCGACCTATCTGTGGATTCACAACGACGAGGTCGAACTCCGCGATGCTACCCACCTGTGGGGCAAGGGTGTGTGGGACACGGAAGAAATGATCCGCAGCGAATCGGGTGTGCCCGACACCATCGTTGCCTCGATCGGACCGGCGGGCGAGAATCTCGTGCGCTTCGCCTCGATCATGAACGATCTCCACCGCGCCGCTGGCCGCTCCGGCGTTGGCGCGGTGATGGGATCGAAAATGTTGAAGGCGATCGCCGTGCGCGGCACCGGCGGCGTGAAGCTGGCCGACGCGCGCGGCTTCATGGCCGCGTCGTGGGCGATGAAGGCGAAGCTGAAGGAGTCCGCCGTCACCGCCGAAGGCCTACCGACGTACGGCACCGAAGTGCTCGTCAACGTCATCAACGAGCACGGCGCGATGCCGACGCGCAATCACACCGAAACGATCTTCGAGAAGGCCGAAGACATCAGCGGCGAGACGCTCACCGAGACGCGGCTGGTCGCCAACAAGGCGTGCTTCGCGTGCACCATCGCGTGCGGGCGCGTGACCAAGTTGCCGGGCGAGGCCTCCAGCAAGTTCATGGTGAACACCAACCCGCGCAATTGGAAGATCGCCGGCGAAGGCCCCGAGTATGAAAACGCGTGGGCGATGGGCGCCGATTGCGGCATCGGCGACCTCGACGCGCTGATCAAGACCGGCTGGCTGTGCAACGACTACGGCATGGACCCGATCACCTACGGTGCCACGCTCGCCGCGGCGATGGAGATGTACGAGAAGGAGATCATCACCAACTCCATCACCGGCATGCCACTGCGGTTCGGCAGTGCCGACGCGCTAGTCGCGATGGCCGAGAAGGTGGCCTTCCGCGACGGCTTCGGCGATCTGCTCGCGGAAGGTTCGAAGCGCCTCACCGCACGCTTCGGCCATCCCGAATTTTTCATGGGCGTACGCGGGCAGGAGTTTCCCGCCTACGACAGCCGCGCGATTCAAGGCATGGGTTTGGGCTACGCGACGTCCAACCGCGGCGCGTGTCACTTGAAGTCGTACACCGTGTCGCCGGAGATCCTCGGCATTCCGACCAAGATGGACCCGCACGTCACCGAAGGTAAAGCGGAGATCACCAAAATCTTTCAAGACATCACCTCCGCTGTCGACGCTACCGGGCTCTGCCTGTTCCTCACCTTCGGCGTCGGGCTCGAAGAGATGCTCCCGCAGCTCGTCGCCGCCACCGGCGTGTCGTACACGATGGACAGCCTGACCCAGGCGGGCGAACGCATCTGGAATCTCGAACGCCTGTGGAACGAGCGCGCCGGGTTGGGCAAAGGCAGCGACACCTTGCCGAAGCGAATGCTCGAACAACCGATCCCGTCCGGCCCCGCGAAGGGGATGGTGAATCGGTTGGGCGAAATGTTGCCTGAGTACTACCGCCTGCGCGGTTGGACCGCCGACGGCAAGGTGACGGCGGCGAAGCGCAAGGAACTCGGTCTGGTGTAA
- a CDS encoding 4Fe-4S dicluster domain-containing protein yields MAKQLRIIPEKCTGCIQCELACSFVQTGTFQPARSLIRVHLFDDQASYAPYACFQCDEAWCLTACPVNAITISAAAAKVVVPELCVGCGLCTIACPYGTVWYSPDTHKAVKCDLCAGDPACAHACPTGAIEYVDTPAADWLGPWAADLNQTHAEMRSGGGA; encoded by the coding sequence GTGGCGAAGCAACTGCGCATCATCCCGGAGAAATGTACTGGATGCATTCAGTGTGAACTGGCCTGCTCGTTCGTGCAGACCGGCACGTTTCAACCTGCACGCTCGCTCATTCGCGTGCACCTGTTCGACGACCAGGCGAGCTATGCACCGTACGCCTGCTTCCAATGCGACGAAGCGTGGTGTTTGACCGCGTGTCCGGTGAACGCCATCACCATCTCCGCGGCGGCGGCAAAGGTTGTGGTGCCCGAGTTGTGCGTCGGCTGCGGACTCTGCACCATCGCCTGTCCCTACGGCACGGTCTGGTACAGCCCCGACACACACAAGGCGGTGAAGTGTGATCTGTGCGCGGGCGATCCGGCGTGTGCACACGCCTGTCCAACCGGCGCCATCGAGTACGTCGACACGCCCGCCGCCGACTGGCTCGGCCCGTGGGCCGCGGATCTCAACCAGACCCACGCGGAGATGCGATCCGGAGGTGGAGCATGA